The genomic stretch aaatgtagtggagtaggagtataaagttacataaaatgtacataaaagtacctcaaaattttactttaagtccagtacttgagtaaatgtacatagttaacCCTACATAGATAacccttttacacacacaccccgacggcagcatgccccgacacgcgtgtactgcgagggcccgttcagtactgcttgcagtgctagttgttattattatcattattatacattttcttttttatacgtatatgtttatgttattgttgtggctttattttccatatattttgTGACTGCTGTTTGCAGTCTTGTTGATTGTGTTGTATGtattttcagcataaaaagccaataaaaatatttgaataatagTAAAAGCagactttttttcacatttgagtCTGGGGCCATGACTAATCATTTAagatgtttgcttttgtttatttgtagtAAATCTATAtctatttttcaattttaattcatGCTAAATGTTTAGAGATgctgttgcatttattttaatagaatagaatgcctttattgtcaaaaaaaaagcatgtacaACGAGATTAAAAGCCAGTACataaacagtatataaaatatatataaaatatacaatattagcataggcaagtaaatgtaaagaaaatatttacaaGGTTCAAGGTTCAATTTATTGCCATATAGTGTAAACACAATTGGAATTTTTTACAGCCAGTCATGCATGGATGTGGTTGACAGAAAGGACATACAAGACAAGACATGATAAGACAAGACGACAGTGCAATGGATTGATAGGTGCTGTAAGTGATAATACTGATAATTAAATAACAAAGTGCAAACAGTGCGTTCAGTCCTGGTGGGGTATTGTGTTGAGCAGCCTGGCGGACGTGGGGAAAAAGCTCAGGCGATGCCGGGTTTTTGCAGTTCTTGGGAGCCGTAGCCTTCTTCCGGAAGGGAGCATTTGGAACATGGCAAAACCCGGATGTGAGGGGTCTGCCATGATTTCTCTTGCCCTTCTCACAGTCCTGGTGTTGTGTAGGGACCCTCTCAGCCGAGTGGATCACCCGCTGCAGCTTGGCCTTGTCCTTGGCTGTTGCAGCAGGGAACCATGTGATAACTGATTGTGTTATGATGGATTCGATGATGGCAGTGTAGAACCGGATTTGTGTTGAACTGGGCAGCCTGAATTTTTTCAGCTGCCGTAGAAAGAACAGCCGCTTGTGGgccttttcacaataaaatgtaaattataaatGTACTAtaaacagggttcgtacgggtgcttgaaatccttgaaaatgcttgaattttaatgttgaatttcaaggtttgaaaagtgcttggattttggattaagtgtttgtaaatgcttgaaattcttactgtatttctcttgcaatccgactatagataaccgcattttcaatggaaaaaaatatatgaactgaatagcctatagcctatGTGAAATGAAGACCGCTACGCCTGGGTCTcgcctgcgtcttcttgtttctaagatgtttcttgttgctctaccctgcatcttcttactgaagggagtttttcaaattcatagtggatgtgagggctcctgaagtaggcctatttgtggggctttcctcctagtttgggtagtatatagttccaccagctgccggttgatgatttttgGGAGATTACTTTTGatcctagcccctagattcccataccagtatgttttatgagattagcaaactacttttagttgttaaaagtgtaataacatttctggtggtatggttaagtgaaattaccccttttagtactgaagtactcatctaaaacatgccatttacaacatgttttaaggtactggaaaagcttgaaaattgactttgaaagtccttgaaaagtgcttgaatttgaccaatggaaaagtgtacgaaccctgtataaAATATTCCTCCTTGTCCGGTGACCACGCCCATTTGTGACGTCTCACCAGGTGAGTTGCCATCAACAGCTGATGGGAAACACCTGCTGTGACATCACTTGTGGGGACTCGGTTCAGTGCAGCATATCTGGGAGTTTCCAGCCACAGAGAGCCTAATGACTCCCCCTGCCCTCTCTCTCATCAGCACACAGTGGGCTCTTTAAGAGGAGAGCCTCTCTGCATCTGCTGATCTGTCAGCAGGCGCGGTGCCGCCGCCCTCCCCGCACACTGTCTGCTGCCGCTGCACCTCCGGGACACACTGACTAACCCCCGGTGCACTGAGGCTCCGAGCGTGATCTTGCTGCACCTGAAGCAGCCGGCAGATCACATCATACGTGGGTACTTTGATCCTTATGGATAACTGACGCGAACATGCGCCGGGCCCACCGTCCTCGTCATCCCGGGCTATGCAGGTGTAAAAGGTAACCAGACGGAGCTGCTGGGGTGGGACACGGCCACGTTTTTATCTCCGGATCGCATCATACATGTTTTATGTACAGCCATgactctctctcctgctctggGATGGACTTCTTCCGGCGCGCgtctttagtttttattaaccACCGTGTTTGTCCCGTCTGGTTTGGCTGGTTCAGCTGGTTTGGAGGGTAGAGGAAGCAGCAGCACTTTGATCAAGTAAGTGTGAGATAAACAGGACTACAGCTCCCACGGTACTGTGTGAGATACTCAAGATCTCTGCACATCACGTGTGTGGTAGTCGTCATTAGTACCCTATAGTGCGCTATAGAGTGCCGATGTAACACAACAGGAAACATCATGTGATGTTGTCACTCATTCAATGTGTGCAGGAGCTCGGTATGTCCTCTGTGGGGTCCGGACTGAGAGAGCTGCCCATGGACAGCTGGATGTCTCACCTGCCATGTGCTCTGTGGGACACCCCCCTGTACCACCTGGCCATCCCGGGTAGGCTGCCACATATTACCGCACACTGTAGTGTTGATGAACTAAAAGCACTAAtgcaacactgtaaaaactatTATATTACTGCTTTAAAAATGCATGCTTAaacctcctgttatgttcgtttcgtGGGTCAGTTTTACCCGgcgcatgtttaattatccaatagtgtcagaaaccaaaacctTCCCCCcaaaattgtttatatttcattattaactccattactaaccgtttcaatcaatatttagtgcaatggtgttctttacctctcacagatcatggttcaatgaggattattcacttgtttttcataaatatGCATATAAAACTTTGTTGAATTTgtattggaaagacctacatataaaatgcaATGATTTTACATGACTTTTACTAATTTTTACTCCCCACTCCCCCCTTGTTATGGAGTGATGTTGATAAATTTACACGAGACACTTCTTCTGTTCAGGGGgttgcaaatatgtgaaatgaaccattttcactgtatatgttgattacacttgaagaagtttcatccccaaaaatatttattttttttattattctttttttttttactttgaagtgggtcaatttgacacaCAACATAACATGAGGGCTAAGTGAAGGTATCctttacttaaaatattaaataagcaTTCAATGTTCTGTGTGACTGTTATACCATTTTATTAGTATTAATAATTCATGTAAAAGCAGggctttactgtagtttttttttttaggtgaggTATTTTTTGTATAGGACTCCAACTGATGTTTgattatggattaatctgttgattatttaatgaattatttgaTTGCTTGTGTGGtttgaaaaaagataaataaatcaaagaatagtgaGAAAAGCTGTCACAATCACCCAAATACAttgaaataataagaataattaaaattacGCATCAGCTTCACTTCTACtgtagtttaatttatttttaaagttgcTGTAGTGCAATTTATgacaaaacataatatttttgtaGGATCTTTGTATGTAGATCTTAATTAGTAATGTAACAGAATTTcagataaatgtattttagaaagtacaatatttttctcTGAAATATACTGAAGTGTCAGTATATAGtaacacaagaaaaaactcaagtacatcaaatttgtacttaagtagagtagATATTATATGATACTTTAGTCAATGCACTTAGTTACAATCCTGCTCTGGTGCTGATGAATTGGTTGTTAGTGGACGTGTGTGAGTGGTTTCAAGTGTCCTGGCTGTTATTTACTGTGGGTGGCACAGAGAGCTCAATGCCTGACGATGTTTTCCTCATTTGCTTGTCATTTGTATTTGTCTTCATTACATCCGTAGGTAAACTGAGCTCCCAGGGCCACCATAGCTATTATATAAAGCAGTCACGTGTCTAGTGATGATTATGTTTATTATCTCTTTCCCCAATTAGGCAGCCACAATGCAATAACCTACTGTCTGGATATGAATGACAGATCCCCTGTTGACCTCACTCAGCCAGACATGCTTCAAAAACTGGACAAATACATGAAGCCTCTTATCCGCCCCTTTGTGTACAAGTGGGCAATAACCCAGGTAATAAATCACAGAAATTGACACaatattgttatattgttaCGCTGGACTTTGTGTGATGAATTCTACCCTATGTGTCCTGCAGGAGTACACCATAAAGCAGCAGCTGGACTGTGGGGTCAGATACTGTGACCTGAGAATCGCACACAGGCCCAACGACAGCTCCACGGATCTATACTTCTACCACGGTGTTTACACCACGCTCACTGTGGAGGTGAAGTAATGCAATTTCCcaactttgtttattgcttttctcaacaaaaacagacacaacagccgtgtttccattagggtaaagagtggctgctgggaaagtCACTAACTGACAGATAAGGTAAAGATGATGCACTAACTGTAAGATAATGTAAGATAATAAGATGCAGTACAGCatcttattgtaaacaaaccagcatgctaactgtgcctAGATTGTCCTGTTCTTGTTgtaaacagagattgctaagtgaacacctcctgctgcagcagcacatacacactgtactgctacagagataactgtgtagcctatcaGCATTGTGCTACTGTACACCTTGTTTCATGATGCCAAACTGCACTATGAACGGGCCTGAATATAAAGCCTtcgcaggatcactatgaacgccctaaggcaaaaagccagcacagatctttccagcaatatagcgtGACATTTGCAGGACCACACTATGAGAGGGGCTTATGTTTCTTGTCGCTTTTATCTCAGTCCAGAATATCAACAAAACTTAGCTTCTCAACTAGCTGGAAAAAAAGGCCCCCAAAAAGTTTTTCCCAAATTTGAAAAAAGGAAGTAGGAGAGGGAGATTTCCACTTAAGCAGAATGAGTCTTCTTGCATAGGGGATGATAGAGGAGAGGGTGAAACACCAAATACAACACTAAGTGGGTTGGGACCTATGCCGTCCCCTTGATTTGAGATGAGGTCTTAAAAATCTATCAAAACACATGGATACGATTGGCTTGGGTCTGGTGGTACCTATCACAGGCTTGAGACACAGAATGATAAATCTTAGCCAGCCAAGCCTTGGTATAATGGGGTGAGGATGTTATCATTTAATGACTTGCTAGCATTTATGCTCCTCTAAAGGCCATCTGCATCTCACAACAATACCcataaaaataaccataaaaaacaacagggcAGTCGTGCTCAGCAAACAATCATTACTGCAGTGAGATACTAAAtcctctctgcttttttttttttaaagatatttttttggccattttcaaggctttattgatagtgagacagatagaaagggggtgacagaggggaggacatgcggcaaagggagctcaggctggattcgaacctggctccgccgcagcaaggactgtagcctctgcacatggggcgcctgtgtaacccactacgctaagGACCACCTCCTCTCTGCTTTTTAAAGACTCTGATTGGTTGAGAAGGTTTTGTCTCAAAGGAAATCTATCTGAGAtcaacattttggtcattttggatgtttttaagAATATTGTAGTGGGAatacagcatttttatttacaatctTGTTCTTGAAGCAAACTATTGTTTCTTTTACTGAAGTGCAACTACTGTAACTACAAGTAACAGTTTCAAGTAAAtagtaaatacaaaaatgtagcACTAGTCGAGAAGATTCTGTCTGATAAACTCAGTTAATAATTTTAGTTATGGGGTGATATGTTTTCCACCATAAACTACTAGTCATACCAGACCAACTTAGGCTGAAGtagaaaaataatgtattgaATTGAGTGAGAGTGCAATTAACTTTTATGTAtgcaacattacatttttaagatGAAGGTGGTATTtcctcatttttaaaatgacataatGACACTTGAAAGGTTCAGTGTGTAAGATTTTGTGTCACCTAATGGTGAGTTTTGCAGACTGCAACCAACTGAAAGCCCCTCTGCTCACCCTTCCCTTTCCAAGCATGCAGAGAACCTATGGTGGCTTTGAGatgacaaaaaagcacaaaaggcCCTATCTAGAGCCAGTGTGTGGTTTGTCCATTCTGGGCTACTGTAGGAATATggtatgtaaacaaacatagtTATGAATGATACATACCATTTCTTTCCCTAATTTCAAGTCCCTGgtcttttaaccctcctgttatgttcgtttctcaagaacagcaataatgttcatcggtcaatttgacccgggatatgtttaattatccaaaagtgtcagaaacttaaaaaatcccaataaacattgtttatattttatcattaactccattactgaccatctcaatcaatatttagtgcaatggcgttctttacctctcacagatcattaATAAggatatttcattcattttttacaaacttttttatgtgcattggaaagacctacatataaaatacaatggttttacatgacattgagttattgaaaattatttttttctttttatgtagtGAATTGATCAATTAACATGAGTCAcctcttctgttcagggtcagattgaccaTTGAACAGTATCTCTGTAATATTAACATGCGaacatgtgaaatgaaccattttcatgtTATATGTTGATTTCATCccgaaaaaaatacttttaactattttttagatttttaaactttgaaatgggtcaatttgacctgcaatataacaggagggttaagccCCTTTCTTACATGCACTGAAACTAAAGCTGCAACATTTTGAGGTACTAAATGTAAAAGGTTTTGCCATCCTTGCATAGAAACGAATGGACCAAGCTGCACCAAAGGGACTTTTATCTGTAATGTTACAGTATAAATTAGGAGGCACATAGAGGCTAAATCAACCAGCAAGCATTTCCATGATATtatatacagtggcaagaaaaagtatgtaaaCCCTTTTAAATAacaagttttctgcattaatttgtcagaAAACGTGATCCTATTTGCATCTAAGTctcaagtatagacaaacacaacatgcttaacctaatacaacacacaaacaattataatatttgatgtctttattgaacacatccattaaacatttaaaagtgatggaggaaaaagtaagtgaacccctTGGCTAATTGGAGTCATGAATTAGCAAACTTGGAGTCCTAATAAAGAAatgagatttgagtgaggtgtagagatactttgacctgtaaataacactcaaactttttgagattgctattcacaagaagcatctgctcatgtgaaccatgcctcgcAAAAAAAATATCTCCGAAGACCTGCGATCAAGAACTGTTGATTTGCATCAGACTGGAAGGAGTTACAAAGTAATCTTAAAGACTTTAGGTATACACCAGTCCACAGTTAGACAAATGGTTCACAAATGGAGATGATTTAGTACTGTGGCTACTCTCCCTAGAAGTGGGCGCCCAGCCGTGTTCACTCCAATGGCCCAATGCagaaagctcagtgaggtaaaaaaataactccagagtaacaagtaaagaCTTGAAGGAGTCATTGCAACTGGTTAACATCTCTAGTCATGAGTCTACCACACAGAAGATTGAACAGGCATGTTGTTCATGGCAGGACTTCACGGAGGAAATCGCTGCTTTCCAAAGAAACATCATTGCATGCCTAaagtttgccaaagagcacCTTGACACTCAACAACActactgggaaaatgttttgtggactgatgaaacTGTGATGGAATTGTTCATGAAGAACACAAAGCATTATGTATGGTGTAAAAAGGTAAGTATGATGGAGGGAGCATCATGACTTGGGGCTGTTTTGCTGCCTCAGGGCCTGGATCACTTACTATCATTGAGGGAAAACTGTATTCCCAATTTTATCAAGGTATTCTACAGGTTAATGTCAGGGTGGCTGTCTGCCAGCTGAAGATCAGTAGAAGTTGGCtgatgcagcaggacaatgagGTTTAAATATCAAAGTGGATCTACTTCAGAATGACTTCAAAAAAGTAAATCTGCCTTTTAGAGCGACCAAGTCGGAGCCCAGACCTCAATCCAATAGAGATGCTGTGGAATGACCTCAAGAGAGCCGTTCACACCAGACATCCTATCCATATGgctgagctgaagcagttctgAAAGCAAGAATGGTTCAAAATTCCTCCTGAACGTTGtgcaggtctgatcagcagctatcagaagTGTTTGGTTGAGGCGATTGCTACTAAAGGAGGTTCGATcagttattaaatcaagggttcacttactttttccaccatcactttggatgtttaatggatgtgttcaataaagacatgaaatattataattgtttgtgtcgtattaggttaagcacattgtgtttgtctatacttgagacttagatgcagatcagatcacactTAATGACAATGCAGAAAACTGGGTAATTTCAAAGGggtcacatactttttcttgccactctatatacagtcatggaaaaattattagaccacccttgttttcttcaatttcttgttcattttaatgcatggtacaactaaaggtacatttgtttggacaaatataattataacaacaaaaatagctcattggagtttaatttaaaagctgatatctagacattttccatggttttcttgatagtggttttggttattatcaagaaaaccatggaaaatggattgctttagttgtaccagtcattaaaatgaacaagaaatagaagaaaaagggtggtctgataattttttcatgactgtatgtatttatatggTGTTGTATGATAAATAAGAATGCTCTTGACGCCCTGCTCCAGCAGACGTGCGAGGGAAGAAATATAGTATCTTGTGTGTAAATACACAAAGAATCCGGTCCTACCAGATAACGGAACTTGGCAATGCTACAAGGTTcccatattaaataaataaatgattgaaTGTGGGAGTAGTAGCAGACTAACTTGTGTTTTCCTGGCAGACTGTTCTATTGGAGATCAGCGAGTGGCTGGACGCTCATCCCAAAGAAGTGGTCATCCTCTCCTTCAGCCACTTCCTGGGCCTAAACCAGGAGCTCCACATGCTGCTGCTCACAACCATCCGCAACGTATTCACCTCCAGACTCTGTCCCAAAACGGTACACTCTCTCTTCTAGTTTTGAATAAACACTTTAAGAATAAGGCTGGCCATAATCTACATGCTTCCTATTGTCAGTAAATCCATTGAAAAGAACAAAACCAACAGCGAATTAAGCCTACTGACAATCTTTGTCTGTGTGaccaaatctttttttataacttaTTTCTCTGTGTTCCTGCACCCACACCATCCTGCTGCTATAAATACTCACAAGAGCACCACATGTGTATCAATCTGCAGCTGAAAATATTCCCCAACAAATCCACTATTTACTCATGTCTGAGTAACATTTGCCCAGCTGTTGAATTAACTATTTATTCGTGGCTTATTTTGAAAGATTATAATAGTAGGAAGCAGTGGGTTCAGGCTAGGGCTGACAAGGTAGTTAAGTCAAAGGGGGAATTGGAATTTTACAATACAGTTTCTGCACCAAAAGTTATATTTAAAATcccatttacatttgttttttttggcttataactaaaaatgcaaCCTTGGAGTATAACCTTTCTCAACAGAACTTtatcttgtgtgtgtggttctctTTATTTGTTTAGTGGTAAGAAACATATATATAGGTTAatttcaatacattagaatatcatggaaaagtccatttccagtagttcaagtcaaatagccccaaccaagtataaAGTGCATATAGATTagaacatttccatattaaacatacttttttttttttgagacactgaattgtaggtcttcattacatgtaagccataatcattataatgaggataaataaaataaattaagacatgaaaggtttcattctgtgtgtaatggatctataatgtgttatttccactttttgaattgaataactgacttaaataaacttttctatgacatTCTAGTTTAATGAGAAGCACCTGTAGAATAAAGCCAGCTTTATCCTTTAAGTAACATTTGAAAAATACTGACTAGAAATTGAGACAAAGCTTGCTATTCTGCTGATTACAGGAAGTGTTAACTCTTCGAAACCTGTGGGCTTTAGGCTACAATGTGATTGTGTCCTATGAACACAATATTGCCAGCTGTAACAGTGACCTGTGGCCACATATTCCTTACTGGTGGGCCAACAAATGCAAAGCTGAGGCTCTTATCGAGGAGTTTGAACACAGGAAACAACACGGCAGACCAGGTAATCTTAACACAGGTTCGGAATATAATTCATGATTTATGACGCTGCATTTAGCCTACGCCACTCATaaaatatttgtgcatattttGCGTTTCAGGAGGTTTCTTCGTCACAGGAATAAATCTGACAGAGGACCTGAAATACATCTGCACACACCCAACAGAGTCCCTGAAGGACTTGGTGATGTCCACGTACCCGCCGCTGCTGAGCTGGGTGAAGGAGCAGACTCCCGGCTCCAAAGTCGGCTCTCTCAACATCATCGCCGGGGACTTTATCACAGAGAGCCAGTTTGTACCGACTGTCGTTGCACTGAATGAAAAACTACTGAAATGGTCATCATGACTTTTCACCAACTTGCATTAttctacataaaaaaaatgtgaatcccACACAGCATGAAGTCACATGAGCTTGTTTTGTTACAGAAAAGGTACTtgaattattcatttaaatataaatgcactcATTTGGAGGCAGTGAAATGTATATTTCAGTCTCAAAGCTGcacttgtttgtttacattcagtTCACTATTTATGCAATGTACTGTATCATTTTTCACGAGGTGGCTGGTTTAATGTTATGGTGACGAgagcaataacaataacaactaatCTCACCTTGATGTAGGCATTTAAAATGAGTAAGCACAAACCGTGTATTCACTGAGCACATATGACTGTAATGTAGGTCACACACTTTTATAACTGACATGTGGGCAGCAAGTTTAAGATGTAGATAAACTCTATCACCTGCAGTATGTGTAGTATGTATCCATAGAGAATGTAGTCCAGACATGAAACTTATGCAAAATGCATGGAAATCTTATTTGCATGAAGCCAACCttgactgttttatttataattgaCTTGAGCCAACAGGTTAGGCCTTGTTTTAAAATTATGCTGCACCGCTGTGCCTGTGGAGATGAGCTTTTCCAATAAACATGAGCATTTTTAATCAGATCAGTTCACTTTCCATTCACTGACCATTCACAttaacaaatgtttaaatgtgctttctTCAGAGATGATTGTGCTGGAGTCTTTTCACCAAAGCATCTGTTTCATTTATAGAGACTGGTGTTGGGGAATGTCAATATATGAAGTCCCTGAATGGccacaataaaatgaaaaacaggtcaataattcattaaaagcTCCATTATTCAAATGAGTTTATATAATAACAGTACtaataataaactgtatttgtatagcacctttaaaaacaaaattgcttcgcaacagcaaaaataaaaatgaacataaaaataaaataaagatattaaaataaaacaattgaactgaaaaataatgtgtcaATAATGACCTTTACCATTATTCTGGGCTGTATAACTGTGTAACACTGTGAggaaaattcaattaaaaagtcaaacatttgTATTAAGTTTCTccaagatcttttttttttccatcactaggctaagttctttttttaactggtAGAAATGGGCTTTCATAGATATACAACTTAAATGACTAGGGtcaaattagaaaataaattatacaaaatcTTAAGATTCCCACCGTTAACACCTTTTGCCTAGAGAGTATACAgataacacaaaataaacacaaataactcCTAATTAATTTGTCTGAAAGCTGACATagtacatatttaaatattatataatagtgTTGTTTTCAAAGCAATTGCTAAATTTTCTTCAAGGAAATGTTGGAGTTTGGGGTTTTCTGCATGTATTAAATTTTTGCTACAATTGCTTTTATTATTGGGATAATTGCATGAAGAGTTGGGCAGACTCCAAAacaaatttttattattatttttaatcaagAACTGTATCAATATGGCACCATGACGAGAGGCCTTAGGAATAAGAAGGCAGTTAAACATTACTATGTGCTTTATCTTTTTAAGTGCCCATTGATACATTATTTGGAATCTGTAGGTGATCACCTTttcttaatatttaattttataatgatttttattCACTTATTTACCTGTATATCTACCCCTAGTATGAACATATTTGTGGAGTTTTGGGGCCacatttagaattttttttttacaagattaaagtcggaaatattgaattaattacgagaataaagtcgtaaatatttgattaattactagaataaagtcgaaaataattaat from Centropristis striata isolate RG_2023a ecotype Rhode Island chromosome 9, C.striata_1.0, whole genome shotgun sequence encodes the following:
- the plcxd1 gene encoding PI-PLC X domain-containing protein 1: MSSVGSGLRELPMDSWMSHLPCALWDTPLYHLAIPGSHNAITYCLDMNDRSPVDLTQPDMLQKLDKYMKPLIRPFVYKWAITQEYTIKQQLDCGVRYCDLRIAHRPNDSSTDLYFYHGVYTTLTVETVLLEISEWLDAHPKEVVILSFSHFLGLNQELHMLLLTTIRNVFTSRLCPKTEVLTLRNLWALGYNVIVSYEHNIASCNSDLWPHIPYWWANKCKAEALIEEFEHRKQHGRPGGFFVTGINLTEDLKYICTHPTESLKDLVMSTYPPLLSWVKEQTPGSKVGSLNIIAGDFITESQFVPTVVALNEKLLKWSS